One part of the Solanum dulcamara chromosome 8, daSolDulc1.2, whole genome shotgun sequence genome encodes these proteins:
- the LOC129901415 gene encoding uncharacterized protein LOC129901415: protein MDSFTTTPVPTSDIPINQGNNRSMNRRLSARFPSYKDATYSDDTGHEFGPRSRTLNRNASKVHRGSAKFDPSMSIKRSFTSSECEKDESEEEENEEESAEEGKEANEGEEPVRMSLMALLAESEGSSYMMGEEEDEDEDEDDGGGDISGDNLNNCCVCQVRHKGAAFVPCGHSFCRLCSRELWVEGGNCPLCNNFILEILDIF from the coding sequence ATGGATTCATTTACCACAACTCCTGTTCCAACTTCTGACATTCCAATTAATCAAGGTAATAATCGATCGATGAATCGTAGGCTTTCTGCCCGTTTTCCTTCATACAAAGATGCCACGTACTCTGATGACACAGGTCACGAATTTGGGCCGAGGAGCAGGACGTTGAATAGAAATGCAAGTAAAGTTCATAGAGGAAGCGCGAAGTTTGACCCTTCAATGTCTATAAAAAGATCATTCACGAGTAGTGAATGCGAAAAGGATGAGTCAGAGGAAGAGGAAAATGAGGAAGAGAGCGCGGAAGAAGGAAAGGAAGCAAATGAAGGAGAGGAGCCGGTTAGAATGTCATTGATGGCATTGTTAGCAGAGTCAGAAGGGTCATCATACATGATGGGAGAGGAAGAGGACGAGGACGAGGATGAGGACGATGGTGGTGGTGATATTAGTGGAGATAACTTAAATAATTGTTGTGTTTGTCAAGTTAGACATAAAGGTGCTGCATTTGTACCTTGTGGACATTCATTTTGCAGGTTATGTTCAAGGGAACTTTGGGTTGAAGGAGGTAATTGCCCACTTTGCAACAACTTCATATTGGAAATTCTTGACATTTTCTAA